A section of the Engraulis encrasicolus isolate BLACKSEA-1 chromosome 8, IST_EnEncr_1.0, whole genome shotgun sequence genome encodes:
- the spred3 gene encoding sprouty-related, EVH1 domain-containing protein 3 encodes MEGDVRVRAVVMTWDEVGWVALDGGGLSHVVICKRRSSDGRGRKEYIIHGERLRDRASVLECVVQRGLVYNKVSPLFHHWRVEDRKFGLTFQSSTAADSFEQGLQSVLDKLERGSESPSSSTPEEGDIEDDQASHTGSDSSSSSQKVMLPKPITIVTSQSSPRFARSAPEDFDDGTGHAVTTQTPAQIHTRPTQQPPVLNPPAPPLPPPAPPTTPPLAPLPLPPSSPLSPLLPTIPLLVEDLRSLDCNVWGSKGYEDYRRGDLVGGLTGGVVVPGGGGGGGGGSGPEKHVVRYEKELAGVGTAECEVTIALDPASAKGSGCHHSSPTCPSMPNAVSGMSPMSGGGGSSPQEPTGKGSPSPCCIHTSDSRTRRRGGGAGGGDAISPDEDSPCPQGASSCSSRCVYCRSVFSQAENGRGRCRDAPDPALHCLRQWTCVWCAESLLYHCMSDSEGEFWEPCDCECEDSLGGAGGRAHPLCCARWLALLALSLFVPCMCCYLPLRACLRCGERCGCCGGKHKAVR; translated from the exons ATGGAGGGCGA tgtgcgtgtccgtgcagtGGTCATGACCTGGGATGAGGTCGGGTGGGTGGCCCTCGACGGTGGTGGCCTGAGCCACGTGGTCATCTGCAAGAGACGGAGTTCGGACGGCCGCGGGCGGAAGGAGTACATCATCCACGGAGAGCGGCTACGCGATCGAGca TCTGTGCTGGAGTGTGTCGTGCAGAGAGGCCTCGTGTACAACAAGGTGTCCCCCCTTTTCCACCATTGGAGGGTAGAGGACCGGAAGTTTGGGTTGACGTTCCAGAGTTCGACCGCCGCCGACTCCTTTGAGCAAGGCCTTCAAAGTGTCCTTGACAAACTCGAGAGAG GATCAgagtctccctcttcctccactccagaGGAGGGCGACATAGAGGATGATCAAGCA TCTCATACAGGCAGCGACTCGTCCTCCAGCAGCCAGAAGGTCATGCTGCCCAAGCCCATCACCATAGTGACCAGTCAGTCCTCGCCACGCTTCGCGCGATCTGCCCCGGAGGACTTTGACGACGGAACGGGGCACGCTGTCACCACGCAGACCCCTGCCCAG ATCCACACGCGGCCCACTCAGCAGCCTCCCGTGCTGAACCCCCCAGCCCCACCGCTCCCGCCCCCAgcgccccccaccacccctcccctggCTCCCCTCCCGCTGccgccctcctcccctctctcgccCCTCTTGCCCACCATCCCGCTGCTGGTGGAGGACCTGCGCAGCCTGGACTGCAACGTGTGGGGCTCGAAGGGGTATGAGGACTACCGTCGGGGCGACCTGGTAGGCGGGCTGACGGGCGGCGTGGTGGTAccgggcggcggtggtggtggcggcggcggcagcgggcCCGAGAAGCACGTGGTGCGCTACGAGAAGGAGCTGGCCGGCGTGGGCACGGCCGAGTGCGAGGTCACCATCGCCCTGGACCCAGCAAGCGCCAAGGGCTCGGGCTGCCACCACTCCTCGCCCACCTGCCCCTCCATGCCCAACGCCGTATCGGGCATGTCCCCGATGAGCGGCGGCGGCGGATCCTCGCCGCAGGAGCCCACGGGTAAAGGCTCGCCCTCGCCGTGCTGTATCCACACCTCGGACTCTCGGACTCGCAGGAGAGGCGGGGGAGcgggcg GGGGGGACGCCATCTCGCCCGACGAGGACAGCCCGTGCCCCCAGGGCGCGTCGTCGTGCTCCTCGCGCTGCGTGTACTGCCGCTCGGTCTTCAGCCAGGCCGAGAACGGCCGGGGGCGTTGCCGCGACGCGCCCGACCCGGCGCTGCACTGCCTGCGCCAGTGGACGTGCGTGTGGTGCGCCGAGAGCCTGCTCTACCACTGCATGTCGGACTCGGAGGGCGAGTTCTGGGAGCCGTGCGACTGCGAGTGCGAGGACTCGCTGGGCGGCGCCGGGGGCCGGGCACACCCGCTCTGCTGCGCCCGCTGGCTGGCACTGCTGGCCCTCTCGCTCTTCGTGCCGTGCATGTGCTGCTACCTGCCGCTGCGCGCCTGCCTGCGCTGCGGAGAGCGCTGCGGCTGCTGTGGCGGCAAGCACAAGGCCGTGCGGTGA